In the Treponema maltophilum ATCC 51939 genome, TTGTCGCGGTAATCGAAAAAACAGCCGAAGAGGCGGAAAACCGCGATTCTTCGCTGTGTACGACGCCGCACGTATCCGGCGGAAGCCCGGATGACGACAAAAAGAAAATCCGCATAGAAGGTGTTTTGCCCTGCCCCATCCGCATTCCGCTGCTCGAAGACTTTCAGGAATTTTACGCACAGTACGAAAAAGAGCATAAAAACGATCCTGAAACTGCGGATTATTCGGTAAGTTACGACTTACGTTCGGCCAATTTGGGCATCGATTGGATTATCGAACAGGCGAAAACGGGCAAAAAAGAAAACCTGCCGGACATTTTGCTTTCGGCGGGCTTCGACCTTTTTTTCGACAAAAAGCTTATGGGCGCCTTTATCGACAACAAAGAATTCAACTGCTCGGTCGAAACGATGAATAAGGATTTTTGCAACGACTACATCGATTTACGCGACGGCAAAAAAAATTACGCGATTATCGGCGTAGTGCCCGCCGTTATGGTAGTAAATACGGCCGTGCTGAACGGCAAAAAAGTGCCGCAAACGTGGGCGGATTTGGTATCCGGCGAATACGAACATTCGTTGTCGCTGCCGTTCAGGGACTTGGATTTATTCAATTCGGTGCTGCTGCACATTTATGCAAAGTTCGGCTCGGAGGGTGTAACGAATCTTGCAAAAGCGTGCCGGGAATTCTTGCATCCGGCGCAAATGGTAAAAAAGAGCAACTCGGCAGGCAGCGGAAAGCCGGCAATAAGCATCACGCCGTACTTTTTTTCGAAAATGATAAAAGACAATCCGAATATGCAAATTGTGTGGCCGAAAGACGGCGCGATTATCGTTCCGATATTCATGCTCGTAAAAAAGGAAACGGAGGCCGTTACCAAGCCCTTCGCC is a window encoding:
- a CDS encoding ABC transporter substrate-binding protein codes for the protein MNAYFNMNDTVFDITEKYPDVIPYLVQKGFTPLANPAMRELMAKQISLQTALLSRGLDTAQCEKEIVAVIEKTAEEAENRDSSLCTTPHVSGGSPDDDKKKIRIEGVLPCPIRIPLLEDFQEFYAQYEKEHKNDPETADYSVSYDLRSANLGIDWIIEQAKTGKKENLPDILLSAGFDLFFDKKLMGAFIDNKEFNCSVETMNKDFCNDYIDLRDGKKNYAIIGVVPAVMVVNTAVLNGKKVPQTWADLVSGEYEHSLSLPFRDLDLFNSVLLHIYAKFGSEGVTNLAKACREFLHPAQMVKKSNSAGSGKPAISITPYFFSKMIKDNPNMQIVWPKDGAIIVPIFMLVKKETEAVTKPFADFFLSERAGNVFARNGYFPSTNAQVDNQLDKDKKFLWLGWDFIYKNDIGSLLQKLRHDFEAASI